The proteins below are encoded in one region of Metallibacterium scheffleri:
- the nirK gene encoding copper-containing nitrite reductase, translating into MKRILASAITLALCCAALASTAHASPLPAGWTCTPALCGAPEGKPIVEKLLPPPEVPAPITRHYPAKVIVNLEAREVVGTLADGVKYDFYTFNGTVPGPMIRVRVGDTVEIRLKNAHSDHMPHNIDLHAVMGTGGGAANSIVIPGHEGAFEFKALHAGFFVYHCAMAPAAVHIANGMYGAIMVEPADGLPKVDKEFYVMQGEFYTQGAYMQPGLQALDMTKLLDEQPTYVVFNGAVGSLTGDHALHAEEGQTVRFFFANGGPNLTSSFHMIGGIWNTVWPWGGSNEDHNVQTISVPPGGAVIADTRLVVPGTFMLVDHAAVRMFNKGALGQLVVSGPEQPTLYRALWNRPFPPAGAMPAAASSTH; encoded by the coding sequence ATGAAACGCATCCTCGCAAGCGCCATCACGCTGGCACTTTGCTGTGCCGCGCTCGCCAGCACGGCCCATGCCTCGCCGTTACCGGCAGGCTGGACCTGCACGCCCGCCCTGTGCGGCGCGCCCGAAGGCAAGCCCATCGTCGAGAAATTGCTGCCGCCTCCCGAGGTGCCAGCACCGATCACGCGCCATTACCCGGCGAAAGTGATCGTCAACCTGGAAGCCAGGGAAGTGGTCGGCACGCTGGCTGATGGCGTGAAGTACGACTTCTACACCTTCAACGGCACCGTGCCCGGGCCGATGATCCGTGTGCGCGTGGGCGACACCGTCGAGATCCGCCTGAAGAACGCGCACAGCGATCACATGCCGCACAACATCGACCTGCACGCGGTAATGGGCACCGGCGGCGGCGCGGCCAATTCGATCGTGATTCCGGGCCACGAGGGCGCCTTCGAGTTCAAGGCGCTGCACGCCGGGTTCTTTGTCTATCACTGCGCCATGGCGCCGGCTGCGGTGCACATCGCCAACGGCATGTATGGCGCGATCATGGTCGAGCCCGCCGACGGATTGCCCAAGGTCGACAAGGAGTTCTACGTGATGCAGGGCGAGTTCTACACCCAAGGCGCCTACATGCAGCCTGGCCTGCAAGCGCTGGACATGACCAAGCTGCTGGACGAGCAGCCCACCTACGTGGTGTTCAACGGCGCCGTCGGTTCGCTCACCGGCGACCACGCCCTGCATGCCGAGGAAGGCCAGACCGTGCGTTTCTTCTTCGCCAACGGCGGACCCAATCTCACCTCCAGCTTCCACATGATCGGCGGCATCTGGAACACCGTGTGGCCGTGGGGCGGCTCCAACGAAGACCACAATGTGCAGACCATCTCGGTACCGCCCGGTGGCGCGGTGATCGCCGACACCAGGCTGGTCGTGCCCGGCACGTTCATGCTGGTCGACCACGCCGCCGTGCGCATGTTCAACAAGGGCGCGCTGGGCCAACTGGTGGTCTCCGGACCCGAGCAACCGACGCTCTACCGCGCGCTGTGGAACAGGCCGTTTCCACCCGCTGGCGCCATGCCGGCTGCGGCATCGAGCACACACTGA
- a CDS encoding thioredoxin family protein, with protein sequence MLSTEYSLAGRVGERLGGGASSRASSGADELDRRAGAVKVKVQLLVSKWCPTCPQAEKIWTEAAQRVPMEFEILDVAERKGREVASRLRIRTVPAVVIDDVLKMVGAQPLADVLKVLGV encoded by the coding sequence ATGCTTTCCACGGAATACTCCTTGGCTGGTCGGGTGGGTGAAAGGTTGGGTGGCGGCGCGAGCAGTCGGGCCAGCAGTGGTGCGGATGAACTTGACCGTCGCGCGGGAGCGGTGAAAGTGAAAGTACAACTTCTGGTATCCAAGTGGTGTCCTACTTGCCCGCAAGCGGAAAAGATCTGGACCGAAGCCGCACAGCGGGTGCCCATGGAGTTCGAAATCCTGGATGTCGCGGAACGCAAAGGCCGTGAAGTGGCGAGCCGACTGCGCATCAGGACCGTCCCTGCGGTGGTCATCGATGACGTCCTCAAGATGGTAGGCGCACAACCGCTTGCGGATGTACTGAAAGTGCTGGGCGTCTGA
- a CDS encoding SCO family protein: MRNMFVLLCGALLGTCTLVTAAASAPASLPATSVYRIPPLTLVNQDGRTFTFASLAGKPRLLGMFYASCQMACPVEIETLKQVEDQVVNAGGQPIPVLLVTFDPAHDDLAALKKTAAEHHVSAPEFQLSRALSGDIGMLGGVLGVSWRPLPGGGFQHNVVVALLDRAGRIIATDPANGRADPAFVAAIVREERATR, encoded by the coding sequence ATGAGAAACATGTTCGTCCTACTGTGTGGTGCTTTGCTTGGCACCTGCACCCTGGTTACCGCTGCGGCATCCGCGCCAGCGTCATTGCCGGCGACCTCGGTTTATCGCATTCCACCGCTGACGCTGGTGAACCAGGACGGGCGCACCTTCACCTTCGCCAGTCTCGCCGGCAAGCCGCGTCTGCTGGGAATGTTCTATGCCTCGTGCCAGATGGCTTGCCCCGTGGAAATCGAGACCCTGAAGCAGGTCGAAGATCAGGTCGTGAACGCAGGCGGCCAGCCGATCCCGGTGCTGCTGGTCACATTCGATCCGGCGCATGATGATCTCGCGGCACTCAAGAAAACCGCTGCAGAACACCACGTCAGCGCGCCGGAGTTTCAGCTCAGTCGTGCGCTCAGCGGTGACATCGGCATGCTCGGCGGCGTACTGGGCGTGAGCTGGCGCCCGTTGCCGGGCGGCGGCTTCCAGCACAACGTGGTCGTCGCGCTGCTGGATCGCGCGGGACGCATCATCGCGACCGATCCGGCCAACGGTCGCGCCGATCCGGCCTTCGTCGCGGCCATCGTGCGCGAGGAGCGGGCCACCCGCTGA
- a CDS encoding glutathione S-transferase family protein yields the protein MLLYDADSPAPRCLRMFLIEKGLQLPAAHVDVFAGENRAPPFLTLNPAGQTPALRLDDGRVLAEAVAIAEYIEELHPWPALIGRNPAERAETRQWWRRVELNITEFIHNAYHYAEGLARFRNRIPVAPEAAAGLKRVAQDRIAWLDGLMADGPWLCGERFSAADIWLYVWLDFGNAVQQPFDTTLPRIGPWFRRMAARPSATISRPPLIASPSPASPG from the coding sequence ATGCTGCTCTACGACGCCGACAGCCCCGCCCCGCGCTGCTTGCGCATGTTCCTGATCGAGAAAGGGCTGCAATTGCCCGCAGCACACGTCGATGTCTTCGCTGGCGAGAACCGCGCACCCCCATTCCTGACACTCAACCCGGCTGGCCAAACCCCGGCACTGCGACTCGATGATGGCCGCGTGCTGGCCGAAGCCGTGGCCATCGCCGAGTACATCGAGGAGCTGCACCCGTGGCCGGCGCTGATCGGCCGCAATCCAGCAGAGCGCGCCGAAACCCGGCAGTGGTGGCGGCGTGTCGAGCTCAACATCACCGAGTTCATCCACAACGCCTATCACTATGCCGAGGGCCTGGCGCGGTTCCGGAACCGCATTCCGGTGGCACCCGAAGCCGCCGCCGGACTGAAGCGTGTTGCGCAGGACCGCATCGCCTGGCTGGATGGTCTGATGGCAGACGGCCCCTGGCTGTGCGGCGAACGTTTCAGCGCCGCCGACATCTGGTTGTACGTGTGGCTGGATTTCGGCAACGCCGTGCAACAGCCCTTCGACACCACGCTGCCGCGCATCGGGCCATGGTTCCGCCGCATGGCGGCGCGACCCAGTGCAACAATCAGCAGACCGCCACTGATCGCATCCCCATCACCAGCTTCACCTGGCTGA
- a CDS encoding carboxymuconolactone decarboxylase family protein, with the protein MNTRIDYRKASPDAYQAMRGLEAAVHRARLEHALLELVKMRVSQINGCAYCLDMHSKDARAAGETEQRLYLLPAWREAPLYSARERAALAWAEAVTQVSMNELSDTLYADVREHFNEKEMVDLTLAIIAINGWNRLAIAFRADVGGHVAQPVG; encoded by the coding sequence GTGAATACCCGTATCGACTATCGCAAAGCTTCGCCCGATGCCTACCAGGCCATGCGGGGCCTGGAAGCTGCCGTACACCGCGCGCGGCTGGAGCATGCGCTGCTTGAATTGGTGAAGATGCGCGTCTCGCAGATCAATGGCTGTGCCTACTGTCTGGACATGCACAGCAAGGATGCCCGCGCCGCCGGTGAAACCGAACAGCGCTTGTACCTGTTGCCGGCGTGGCGCGAGGCGCCGCTTTATTCAGCGCGTGAACGGGCGGCCCTGGCATGGGCCGAGGCAGTGACGCAGGTTTCGATGAACGAGCTATCCGACACGCTGTACGCCGATGTGCGGGAGCATTTCAATGAGAAGGAGATGGTCGATCTGACCTTGGCCATCATCGCCATCAACGGCTGGAACCGCCTGGCGATTGCATTTCGTGCGGATGTGGGAGGTCATGTCGCCCAGCCGGTCGGGTAG
- the nirK gene encoding copper-containing nitrite reductase, whose protein sequence is MRQPLLSTIVLALGLVLLGAHAAPAGAASVKDPADLGPPRGAPIEEAMLAPPAVPPPIHRDYPARVIVRLETREVVKEIADGVRYDFWTFNGTVPGPMIRVRQGDTVELHLKNAADSHMAHNIDLHAVMGPGGGAAVSMTPPGHESVFTFKAMRAGLYIYHCATPPVPMHIANGMYGLILVEPPQGLPKADREYYVVQGDFYTTGAYHAPGLQTFDMQKLLLEQPTYVLFNGREGSLTGANALTAKVGDTVRLFVGDGGPNLVSSFHVIGQIFDNVNVEGGTLINHNVQTTLIPAGGAVTVEMKTLVPGTFLLVDHSITRAFMQGALGQLVVTGPAAPAIYDKVSSGPAAPSPAATPMAHAAAPAAAVNDAMADGKRVFGQICAACHQGNGMGLPGAFPPLAMSDYLNANPKGAIGIVLNGLSGKITVNNTGYESVMPAFGTQLSDDEIAHVLTYVLNNFNNKGGTIAPAEVKAVRAGDKPR, encoded by the coding sequence ATGCGGCAGCCATTGCTCTCAACCATCGTTCTTGCCCTCGGCCTCGTCCTTCTTGGCGCGCATGCGGCACCCGCGGGCGCCGCGTCCGTCAAAGATCCCGCCGATCTCGGCCCGCCGCGCGGCGCGCCGATCGAGGAGGCCATGCTCGCGCCGCCCGCGGTGCCGCCGCCGATCCATCGCGACTATCCGGCGCGGGTGATCGTGCGCCTGGAAACCCGCGAGGTCGTCAAGGAGATCGCCGACGGCGTGCGCTACGACTTCTGGACCTTCAACGGCACCGTGCCGGGGCCGATGATCCGCGTGCGCCAGGGCGACACCGTCGAGCTGCACCTGAAGAACGCGGCGGATTCGCACATGGCGCACAACATCGACCTGCACGCGGTGATGGGTCCGGGCGGCGGCGCGGCGGTCAGCATGACGCCGCCGGGGCACGAGAGCGTGTTCACCTTCAAGGCCATGCGCGCGGGCCTGTACATCTATCACTGCGCCACGCCGCCGGTACCGATGCACATCGCCAACGGCATGTACGGCTTGATCCTGGTCGAGCCGCCGCAGGGGCTGCCGAAGGCGGATCGCGAGTACTACGTGGTGCAGGGCGACTTCTACACGACGGGTGCCTATCACGCGCCCGGCCTGCAGACGTTCGACATGCAGAAGCTGCTGCTGGAGCAGCCGACTTATGTGTTGTTCAACGGTCGCGAGGGTTCGCTGACCGGCGCCAACGCGCTGACCGCGAAGGTGGGCGACACGGTGCGCCTGTTCGTCGGTGACGGTGGCCCCAACCTGGTGTCGAGCTTCCACGTCATCGGCCAGATCTTCGACAACGTCAACGTCGAGGGCGGCACGCTGATCAACCACAACGTGCAGACCACGCTGATCCCGGCCGGCGGCGCGGTCACGGTCGAGATGAAGACGCTGGTGCCGGGCACCTTCCTGCTGGTCGACCACTCGATCACGCGCGCGTTCATGCAGGGCGCGCTGGGCCAGTTGGTCGTCACGGGTCCGGCCGCGCCGGCGATCTACGACAAGGTCTCCAGCGGCCCGGCTGCGCCGTCGCCGGCCGCCACGCCGATGGCTCATGCGGCCGCTCCCGCCGCGGCGGTCAACGACGCCATGGCCGACGGCAAGCGCGTGTTCGGACAGATCTGCGCCGCTTGCCATCAGGGCAACGGCATGGGCCTGCCGGGTGCGTTCCCGCCGCTGGCGATGTCGGATTACCTCAACGCTAATCCGAAGGGTGCCATCGGCATCGTGCTCAATGGGCTCAGCGGCAAGATCACCGTCAACAACACCGGCTACGAGTCGGTGATGCCGGCCTTCGGCACGCAGCTCAGCGATGACGAGATCGCGCACGTGCTGACCTACGTGCTGAACAACTTCAACAACAAGGGCGGCACCATCGCGCCCGCCGAGGTCAAGGCCGTGCGTGCGGGCGACAAGCCGCGGTGA
- a CDS encoding nitric-oxide reductase large subunit — MSANALPAAQAGPQDRTSKVLIWIMVIVTVVCWAAMVVATVETYEQAAPLPQKMVTASGVTVMSYDSIVAGKSGFQKADLMDYGSLYGMGSYFGEDYTAEYLVQLGRQVQENLAQERYGKPYAALGADQQSGITRSMRVELKAIDLSRPVVVLPQAVADAIATLRTRIAQSLLTDNFAKGYTRAHALDDTSAAHTADFLLYSSLTTVALRPGKDYSWTVNWPAEPLVGNSPTKATFIWTWASFTLVFFAIGAVLVIFRLWIEPKSPGETYEPTLQGFAEPTPSQKALWKYFLVVAGVLLVQILAGTIMAHYYSERASFYGIDVDRWLPFDFLRSVHLQAAIVWIGVSWIGAGLFLAPLIGRGEPAGQRHLVNLIFWVLVVIVAGALIGDYLGIMGLIGKHWFWFGNQGLSYLELGRFWQILFFVGLAVWSLVLLRAFWPTLKALFRQGGSFYSLFRIEHLLWYSTLAVAVIYVFGMIPLASPNPSFTITDFWRWWVVHLWVEWAFETFTAAVTGYFLMSLGLVSRQLVERAVLFEWILILLSGILGTGHHMYWVGEPSLWIGVGSMFSFLEVLPLFLLVMEAIDQRRHIAEQKDFPYRLAYLYILGSAFWNFVGAGVFGGGTLNAPLVNYYEHGTFLTLNHAHTAMFGAFGLLAIGLVYMALRYLNGDRAWSDRLGVWAFWLYNIGMVLWIVLNFYPIGWPQLEAVYTHGYAYARSMKFYDTTLFWQWMRMPGDIVFAAGAVLMAWDFMRKLWMQRQFARAGMATAAIALVGRDR; from the coding sequence ATGTCCGCCAATGCACTACCGGCAGCACAAGCCGGACCGCAGGACCGCACCAGCAAGGTGCTGATCTGGATCATGGTCATCGTCACCGTCGTCTGCTGGGCGGCGATGGTGGTGGCCACCGTGGAAACTTACGAGCAGGCCGCGCCGCTGCCGCAGAAGATGGTCACCGCGAGCGGCGTCACGGTGATGAGCTACGACAGCATCGTCGCCGGCAAGTCGGGCTTCCAGAAGGCCGACCTGATGGACTACGGCAGCCTGTATGGCATGGGCTCGTACTTCGGCGAGGACTACACCGCCGAATACCTGGTGCAACTGGGCCGGCAGGTGCAGGAGAACCTGGCGCAGGAACGCTACGGCAAGCCCTACGCGGCGCTCGGCGCCGACCAGCAGTCCGGTATCACGCGCAGCATGCGGGTCGAGCTGAAGGCCATCGACCTGAGCCGGCCGGTGGTGGTGCTGCCGCAGGCGGTGGCCGACGCCATCGCCACGCTGCGCACGCGCATCGCGCAATCACTGCTGACCGACAACTTCGCCAAAGGCTACACGCGCGCTCACGCGCTGGATGACACCAGCGCCGCGCATACCGCCGATTTCCTGCTGTATTCGTCGCTGACCACGGTGGCGCTGCGGCCCGGCAAGGACTACTCGTGGACGGTGAACTGGCCGGCCGAGCCGCTGGTCGGCAACAGCCCCACCAAGGCCACTTTCATCTGGACCTGGGCCTCGTTCACCCTGGTGTTCTTCGCCATCGGCGCGGTGCTGGTGATCTTCCGACTGTGGATCGAGCCGAAGTCACCCGGCGAGACCTACGAGCCGACATTGCAGGGCTTTGCCGAACCCACGCCCAGCCAGAAGGCGCTGTGGAAGTATTTCCTGGTGGTGGCCGGGGTGCTGCTGGTGCAGATCCTGGCCGGCACGATCATGGCGCACTACTACAGCGAGCGTGCCAGCTTCTACGGCATCGACGTCGACCGCTGGCTGCCATTCGACTTCTTGCGCAGCGTGCATTTGCAGGCGGCGATCGTGTGGATCGGCGTGAGCTGGATCGGTGCCGGGTTGTTCCTGGCGCCGCTGATCGGGCGTGGCGAACCGGCCGGGCAGCGCCATCTGGTCAACCTGATCTTCTGGGTGCTCGTGGTGATCGTCGCCGGTGCGCTGATCGGCGACTACCTCGGCATCATGGGGCTGATCGGCAAGCACTGGTTCTGGTTCGGCAACCAGGGCCTGTCCTACCTGGAACTGGGCCGCTTCTGGCAGATCCTGTTCTTCGTCGGCCTGGCGGTGTGGAGCCTGGTGCTGCTGCGCGCCTTCTGGCCCACGCTGAAGGCGCTGTTCCGGCAGGGTGGATCGTTCTACAGCCTGTTCCGCATCGAGCACTTGCTGTGGTACAGCACGCTGGCGGTGGCGGTGATCTACGTGTTCGGCATGATCCCGCTGGCCTCGCCCAACCCGTCCTTCACCATCACCGATTTCTGGCGCTGGTGGGTGGTGCACCTGTGGGTGGAGTGGGCGTTCGAGACCTTCACCGCCGCGGTCACCGGCTACTTCCTGATGAGCCTGGGGCTGGTCTCGCGCCAACTGGTCGAGCGCGCCGTGCTGTTCGAGTGGATCCTGATCCTGCTCAGCGGCATCCTCGGCACCGGCCATCACATGTACTGGGTGGGCGAACCCAGCCTGTGGATCGGCGTGGGCAGCATGTTCTCGTTCCTCGAAGTGCTGCCGCTGTTCCTGCTGGTGATGGAGGCCATCGACCAGCGCCGCCATATCGCCGAACAGAAGGACTTCCCGTACCGTCTGGCCTACCTGTACATCCTCGGTTCGGCGTTCTGGAACTTCGTCGGCGCCGGCGTGTTCGGCGGCGGCACGCTGAACGCGCCGCTGGTCAACTACTACGAGCACGGTACCTTCCTCACCCTCAACCACGCGCACACCGCCATGTTCGGCGCCTTCGGCCTGCTGGCCATCGGCCTGGTGTACATGGCGTTGCGCTACTTGAACGGTGATCGCGCATGGAGCGACCGCCTCGGCGTGTGGGCGTTCTGGCTGTACAACATCGGCATGGTGCTGTGGATCGTGCTGAACTTCTACCCGATCGGCTGGCCGCAACTCGAGGCGGTGTACACCCACGGCTACGCCTACGCACGCAGCATGAAGTTCTACGACACCACGCTGTTCTGGCAGTGGATGCGCATGCCCGGCGACATCGTGTTCGCCGCCGGCGCCGTGCTCATGGCCTGGGACTTCATGCGCAAATTGTGGATGCAACGCCAGTTCGCACGTGCCGGCATGGCGACCGCCGCAATCGCACTGGTGGGTCGGGATCGCTGA
- a CDS encoding hemerythrin domain-containing protein, with translation MRHDHERLDVLLETGAKAVHEGHWREAADLLQRFRHGLVDGHMVVEETLLFPAFETQPGNAEPALTAILRKGHQDLRVFIQEMAEAIAAHDDEEFAALLRTVRALLKQHDSKEESELYPHLAAIMPDQGRAANELLLSLQ, from the coding sequence ATGCGCCATGATCATGAGCGCCTGGACGTGCTGCTGGAGACTGGTGCCAAGGCGGTGCACGAGGGTCACTGGCGTGAAGCCGCGGATCTATTGCAACGATTCCGCCATGGCCTCGTGGACGGCCACATGGTGGTGGAAGAGACGCTGCTGTTTCCGGCTTTTGAGACGCAACCGGGCAATGCCGAGCCTGCGCTGACCGCGATATTGCGCAAGGGGCACCAGGATCTGCGCGTGTTCATCCAGGAGATGGCTGAAGCCATCGCTGCGCACGACGATGAAGAATTCGCTGCATTGCTGAGAACGGTACGCGCCCTGCTCAAGCAACATGACAGCAAGGAAGAATCCGAGCTTTATCCCCATCTCGCCGCGATCATGCCGGATCAAGGCCGCGCTGCGAACGAACTTCTCCTGAGCTTGCAATAG
- a CDS encoding helix-turn-helix domain-containing protein: MTLHSHRLTDRDSPIADDGDEVRFCSTCAFSGACTRAGYDKAALRDLHVLVEHVGPYRVGEPVFRRHDPFRAIYAVRAGTVKTVAIDAEGNEQVLGFYIPGEVVGLNAIYPEHYPCDAVALEPTYFCRFSFSAISALATKMPGLQQQLFRLLSKELGMTSRLAGDHAADERVAAFLIDLAERYATQGFPARRLHLAMSRSEIADYLRLAAETVSRMLTRFRDLGLIAIDGRDVEIVDAARLNALARNVLER, encoded by the coding sequence ATGACGCTGCACTCACACCGCCTCACTGATCGCGACAGCCCCATCGCCGACGATGGCGATGAAGTGCGTTTTTGCAGCACCTGCGCGTTTTCCGGCGCCTGTACGCGCGCCGGCTACGACAAGGCCGCGCTGCGCGATCTGCATGTTCTGGTCGAACACGTGGGGCCATACCGCGTGGGCGAACCCGTGTTCCGCCGCCACGATCCGTTTCGCGCGATCTACGCGGTGCGCGCCGGCACGGTGAAGACCGTCGCGATCGATGCCGAGGGCAACGAGCAGGTGCTGGGCTTTTACATTCCCGGCGAGGTGGTCGGACTCAATGCCATTTATCCCGAGCACTATCCCTGCGATGCGGTGGCACTGGAGCCGACCTATTTCTGCCGCTTCTCGTTCAGTGCGATCAGCGCGCTGGCCACGAAAATGCCCGGCCTGCAGCAGCAGTTGTTCCGCCTGCTGTCCAAGGAGCTGGGCATGACCTCGCGCCTGGCGGGCGATCATGCGGCCGACGAGCGCGTGGCGGCATTTCTCATCGATCTGGCCGAACGCTACGCCACGCAGGGCTTTCCGGCGCGGCGTCTGCATCTGGCCATGTCGCGCAGTGAAATCGCGGACTACCTGCGCCTGGCCGCGGAAACCGTCAGCCGCATGCTGACCCGGTTTCGCGATCTCGGGCTGATCGCCATCGACGGGCGCGATGTGGAGATCGTCGATGCCGCACGGCTGAATGCGCTGGCGCGCAACGTGCTGGAACGCTGA
- a CDS encoding formylglycine-generating enzyme family protein, whose amino-acid sequence MRTRIGLLLALLATAPAIAAADYVAIPGGVFVSALALDGAAARIIIKPFAMRVEPVTNAEFLDFVRMHPEWQRGQVSPLFAGPQYLAAWQGPLTPGPEVRPEQPVTSVSWFAARAFCASEQARLPSWYEWEFVAAADVTRRDARQNPARNQDILDAIQAATGHRPGRIGQHPADVWGVRDLNRLLWEWTGDYAAMFPNADARVPGAGPSLALCGGSALAFTDKNQFALMMRVAALTALKPADAAPRVGFRCVRDLPGE is encoded by the coding sequence ATGCGCACCCGTATTGGCCTGCTGCTGGCCTTGCTGGCGACGGCGCCCGCCATCGCTGCGGCCGACTACGTCGCCATCCCCGGCGGCGTTTTCGTCAGCGCGCTGGCCCTCGATGGCGCCGCGGCGCGCATCATCATCAAGCCGTTCGCGATGCGCGTCGAGCCGGTGACCAACGCCGAGTTCCTGGACTTCGTGCGCATGCATCCCGAGTGGCAGCGCGGCCAGGTGTCGCCATTGTTTGCCGGGCCGCAGTATCTGGCTGCATGGCAAGGTCCGCTGACACCCGGCCCCGAGGTGCGGCCCGAGCAGCCGGTCACCAGCGTCAGTTGGTTTGCCGCGCGCGCCTTTTGCGCCAGCGAGCAGGCGCGGCTGCCGAGCTGGTACGAGTGGGAGTTCGTCGCCGCCGCCGACGTCACGCGCCGCGATGCGCGCCAGAATCCGGCGCGCAATCAGGACATCCTCGACGCGATCCAGGCGGCCACCGGGCACCGGCCCGGTCGCATCGGCCAGCATCCCGCCGACGTCTGGGGCGTGCGCGATCTCAACCGCCTGCTGTGGGAATGGACCGGTGACTACGCCGCGATGTTTCCCAACGCCGATGCGCGCGTCCCCGGCGCCGGCCCCTCGCTGGCGCTGTGCGGCGGCTCGGCGCTGGCCTTCACCGACAAGAACCAGTTCGCGCTGATGATGCGCGTCGCCGCCCTGACCGCACTCAAACCCGCCGACGCCGCCCCACGCGTCGGCTTCCGCTGTGTTCGTGACCTGCCTGGAGAATGA
- a CDS encoding glycine cleavage system protein H: protein MNEFHGCEIPANLFYDLDYVWVRPEHDGTLTLGVTDPAQAIAGRLHYARIKKLDVHVDAGRHVATLESSKWVGGVPSPCAGVIVARNEALLEKPHLINIDPYGDAWIARIKPDDAAHALDHVTTGAQAVVALEAWIQRYDVQCMRCSD from the coding sequence ATGAACGAATTTCATGGCTGCGAAATACCTGCGAACCTGTTTTACGACCTCGACTATGTCTGGGTGCGTCCTGAACACGATGGCACCCTCACCCTCGGGGTCACCGATCCTGCCCAGGCCATCGCGGGCCGCCTGCACTATGCGCGCATCAAGAAACTGGACGTCCACGTGGATGCCGGGCGCCATGTCGCCACGCTGGAAAGCAGCAAGTGGGTGGGCGGAGTGCCGAGCCCTTGCGCCGGGGTGATCGTGGCGCGCAACGAAGCGCTGCTGGAAAAGCCGCATCTGATCAATATCGATCCCTACGGCGATGCATGGATCGCGCGCATCAAGCCTGATGACGCGGCGCATGCGCTGGACCATGTCACCACCGGTGCGCAGGCCGTTGTCGCGCTCGAAGCCTGGATCCAACGCTATGACGTGCAATGCATGCGCTGCTCGGATTGA
- a CDS encoding formylglycine-generating enzyme family protein — protein sequence MLRTFTGLLMVLAALLPRPAPADAAAPRFVIVPGGPLLSSLLDGTQAVTVRIAPFAMMDEPVTEAQFAAFVRQHPEWQRGHIAPLFAGPNYLAGWLTPADPGDAQAARHPVTGVSWFAARAYCDSLHAELPSWYQWEYAAAASSSSRDARADMTRRNAILAALMRATGQRPGLIGQRPANVYGLRDLNRLIWEWVSDYGAMFPEVNGDVGSAGSGSVLRLCGGAALAFRDPSDYALAERVAALSMLAPADSSPFVGFRCVRKPGDTP from the coding sequence ATGTTGCGCACGTTCACAGGATTGCTGATGGTGCTGGCTGCGCTGCTGCCGCGGCCTGCGCCGGCGGATGCCGCGGCTCCGCGCTTCGTGATCGTGCCCGGCGGCCCGTTGCTCAGCAGCCTGCTCGATGGTACGCAGGCAGTGACCGTACGGATCGCACCCTTCGCGATGATGGACGAGCCCGTTACCGAGGCACAGTTCGCCGCCTTCGTGCGCCAACACCCCGAGTGGCAGCGCGGCCACATTGCACCGCTGTTTGCCGGACCCAACTACCTCGCCGGCTGGCTGACGCCCGCCGACCCGGGTGATGCGCAAGCCGCGCGTCACCCGGTCACCGGCGTGAGCTGGTTCGCCGCGCGCGCCTACTGCGACAGCCTGCATGCCGAACTGCCCAGTTGGTATCAGTGGGAATATGCCGCCGCAGCCAGCAGCAGCAGTCGTGACGCGCGCGCGGACATGACCCGCCGCAACGCCATCCTGGCCGCGCTCATGCGCGCGACGGGGCAACGCCCCGGCTTGATCGGCCAGCGCCCGGCCAACGTTTACGGCCTGCGCGATCTCAACCGGCTGATCTGGGAATGGGTGAGCGACTATGGCGCCATGTTTCCCGAAGTCAACGGCGATGTCGGCAGTGCCGGCTCCGGTTCGGTCCTGCGCTTGTGCGGTGGCGCCGCGCTGGCATTCCGCGATCCATCCGACTACGCGCTGGCCGAACGCGTGGCCGCGCTGTCCATGCTCGCTCCCGCGGACTCGTCGCCGTTCGTGGGTTTTCGCTGTGTTCGCAAACCTGGAGATACCCCATGA